The sequence aatagaggccatttaccattttattttctcttattgGGAAAAATGAATTGTGATACTGGAGATTGGAGATTGGAGTTGCTCACCATCAAGATGGTGCTGGAAGAATTACAATTGGCTGAGTGGAGACTGGCTTGAGGACACGGATTGGACGGACCAAACTCCCGAGAGGATGAATGCATGACAAGCCTTGTGggcccttttctttctttgcttcatCTTCTCCATTATCTACAGACTTGGATCATTAAACCAGATGCTTTGTCCAGACCGTTCTCCTCCATGGATAACAAACCCGAAGATGAAACCATCCTACCTCCATCTTGTATCACTGGCTCTCTAACACTGGAAATCATGTCTTTAGAGGATGCTTAGAGGAAGGAACCGGATCCAAGCGGTGGACACCCCAACCAGCTCCACGTGCCCTGCATCCTCTTGAAAAATATTCATTGGGTACTTACAGCAAGATTTTTGTGTCTTTCATACCAAATCTTTTCTTCACAATCTGTTCTGGTGACCCGCTTTAATGACAGAAATCTGAGAATATGTCCTTGCCTGTTCACAGAATAAACCTTCCAAAACCCTGCAAGAAGGTTTGTTGAGGCCTCTTCCCACTTCAAGCTAACCTTGGTCTCATGTAGCCTGAAACATGAGTTATACTTACCACCATTAACCGGTTTTCCAAAGCAGCCCATTTTGTTGCTCTCCTGAAGCTTTTGTCCATCATCAAAACAGCCCAGCTCCTCATTAAACATGTCTTCTGACTTCATGGCATTCCCAGTGATGTCGTGTCTAATATCGACCCTAAAGGTACATCTTCAGTATGGAAGGAGTTCTGTTCAGGGCATGAGCTCAGGTTAGTTTATCCTCTGGTTTCCatccacagagaaacacagcgtATAAAACAGGAGCTAGAATTCGTACTCTGCTGCATTGCCTGTAGAATACAATCCACCTGGAGGGGAATAAGGTGGAATATGGCCATAACACGATGACATCCTCAGCCACGGGTCTGTCACTGTTTGAGGCATCCTTTGGCTACCAAACTACTCTCTTCCCCTCTGCTTGAGGGTGAACTAATGGTGCCCTCAGCACAGTATCATTTCCACAGGTGTTGCTATCTATGGAAAGCAACCTAATCTGAACTCCTGAGAACCGGAGATCAAAATAAACGTGTAGTCGATCATAATCGAACTCCTGCACCAGCCTATCAACCAGGTCAAAaggtttgtttttccacagagaACATTCCCCTCCACATGCAATCAAAGAAACCCAATTTCACCAAACATCTTGAAGTTGTTTCTGGCTCTCTGCCTCATCTCTCTCCTTATCTCtttgtctgcgtgtgtgtgtgtgtgtgtgtgtgtgtgtgtgtgtgtgtgtgcgagtgtgtatTCCGTGTACTTTGAGTACTTTGAGTTTTGTGCATTGTCTGGACTTTTCATAGGTTCCTGCCTTTTGGTTTCTACATAACACTGGATGTCCACTCATCTGTCACTGATGACTTTGTTAGTGCCTCTTCTTAATTGGCtggtcacaggagcacgttaaGTTTGGGAAGACACTCTAGAAAAGTGTTGGAGAGCTATGTGTGGCTGGGAGCCTGGCATTGTCACTACTCTTAAGTTCTGATTGTCGCAGATTTTGAACTGAGAACAAACTGCACTGAAGTTTGAAAGTTGAGACCTGTATTTGAGTCCTGCCCGAGTTGTTTTCATGAAATGATCAGCATGGTTTTGATCACCATCAGTTCAAGACAGACCAAATATACAAGAATATAGAGTAAAACTGCTAAATGAATCCAACTTGAAAGCttagtttattaaaataatttcaattACATTTATCTTCCTTAATAGGTTAGTTTTAGAGTGGAGGGTAACAAAGTTAATGCCTATCTTTGAAAAGTCTGGTTGCTTTGTATGTAAACTGCATTGTAAaagaacaacagcaaaaaagactgaataactttctttaatatttaacatttttcaattacttctttatttaatatttggTCTATACTGTGCAATatatacaacacacacacacacacacacacacacacacacacacacacacacacacacacacacacacacacacacacacacacacacacacacacacacacacacacacacacacacacacacacacccacacccacacacacacacatattgacATAAACTGAAAATTTTATGACACAATCCCACGGCCCATAACAGCTTTCTTTGTGTTCATCTCTGGTCTCAACAGGATTATGTAACATTTGGGTCCAAACAGTGTGATCAAGAGTCCAAAACTTGAAGCAAGAATGGCAAATACCTCCACTGCATCTGCAAGATTTCCTGGCGAGCTGATATAAGCAGGAACAAAGGCCACCCACACAGCACAGAAGATCAGCATGCTGAATGTGATGAGCTTGGCCTCATTAAAACTATCAGGGAGATTCCTCACCAGGAATGCAATTAGACAACTGAGGAAAGCCAGCACACCAATATAGCCCAATAACACTGCAAAACCAACAGTTGACCCAACTGCACACTCATACACTATCTTGTCATTGTGGTATTGGGTGTTTTTATGTGGAGTTGGAGAGGAAGAGACAAGCCAGGTAGTGCAGATGGCTGCCTGAATAGATGTAAGAAACAGAACTGTTCCTCTCTGCTGCATTGCACCAAACCACTTCAGACTGGTTCCCCCTCCTGGCTTGGAGGCTTTGAACACAGCCAGAACAACCATGGTTTTTACCAGGATGCATGAGACACAAAGCACAAAGCTGATCCCAAATGCTGCGTGTCTGAGTTGGCATGTCCACATCCTGGGTCGTCCAATGAACAAAAGTgaacacaggaaacacaacTTAAGTGACAACAATAGCTGGAAACTAAGTTCTGAATTGTTGGCACGTACTATAGGTGTTGTGCGATGGTAGATAAAGATCCCCAGAACAACAGCACATATAAATGTTCCCAGTAAAGAGGTTGCTGTCAAACAAATACCCAAAGGGTCATGATAGGAGAGAAACTCTGTCTTCTTAGGAACACAGTAATCACGCTGTGGGTTTGACCAAAAATCCTCTGGACAACTGGTGCACTCCAAGGAGCCTGACAAAGAGGGGTTGATGGTTAAATGCATCCTATATTTCACAGAAATTAAATCAATTATGTCATACAGAAAGATAAACACCCACTGCTCTTGTTAGTGATTTTTCCCTCAGAACAAGGGATGCAGTCAAAACAGCATTCGGGCTCTCTCTTCCTTCTCACCATGTGGGTACCAGGAGGACAACTCTCACTGCATACTGATCGAGGTGGCTATtggacataaaaaataaatatttattgcctGCTACAATTCTATATACTGTAaatgtcaaataaaaacatatctaACCTTTTTGGATTCAAAGTTCCAGAAGATTTTGCCTTCATCAAGTATGAGTTCTTCACCTTTGAAAGCTGACCTTTTGACCTCACCTACATTTTGAACTTTAGTGCTTCCATCAGGGAGCCACAACCAGTTAATAACATCATAAATTGGTACCACATCACCATTCTCATCAAATGACACTTGATCGCCAGATGGAGTGGTGAAGTTTACCTTTTCCATGTAATAAACAAGCTGTTTAAAAAGGACATAGaataattaaattactttttgcaCCAAAAGTAATTATAAAGCAAATGATTTATTCAAAGGTGGTGTGTAAAATTATATCACACCTGCCAAGGCTCCAGTGACTGTAAAGTGGCACAGCTGTCCCCACTAAAAGGCCCTCTTCCTGGCTTGCACCGCAGCATATCATCAAGGGAATGTGCAAGAGCATAAACGGCTTTGTACACATTATACTCAGGCCTCAAGTTGGAAATGTCCAAGTACTCAGTGTCAACATTTCCTAGATCTTCCTGTCCAGTGCATATTGCACCCCCACCTTCCAGCCAGCCTGCTGGAGCTGGAGCAAATCTGCACTGAAATGTAAATTCCCAAAACTGATTCACCTGAAATATATTG comes from Astatotilapia calliptera chromosome 14, fAstCal1.2, whole genome shotgun sequence and encodes:
- the LOC113036598 gene encoding extracellular calcium-sensing receptor-like — protein: MHKTGDVVLGGLFQVHFSSVSDLSFTSQPQQPTCHGVYVLGFKLAQTMAFAIDEINRNTNLLPNVTLGYTLYDNCLELGIGFRGALSLASGQEDQIVVDDTCVGNPPVVGIVGDSSSTNSIAISNVLGLYRVPMVSYFATCSCLSDRQKYPSFFRTIPSDAFQVRAMIQILKHFGWTWAGLLVIDDDYGLHAARSFQSELSVSGEGCLAYTEVLPWDKDTDELRRIVDVMKKSTARVVIVFEIPSRMISLMEEVVRQNVTGLQWIASEAWAESAVLQTPHFMPYLGGTLGITIRRGEIPGLREFLLQIRPDLHHNSSYGNSMVNQFWEFTFQCRFAPAPAGWLEGGGAICTGQEDLGNVDTEYLDISNLRPEYNVYKAVYALAHSLDDMLRCKPGRGPFSGDSCATLQSLEPWQLVYYMEKVNFTTPSGDQVSFDENGDVVPIYDVINWLWLPDGSTKVQNVGEVKRSAFKGEELILDEGKIFWNFESKKPPRSVCSESCPPGTHMVRRKREPECCFDCIPCSEGKITNKSSSLECTSCPEDFWSNPQRDYCVPKKTEFLSYHDPLGICLTATSLLGTFICAVVLGIFIYHRTTPIVRANNSELSFQLLLSLKLCFLCSLLFIGRPRMWTCQLRHAAFGISFVLCVSCILVKTMVVLAVFKASKPGGGTSLKWFGAMQQRGTVLFLTSIQAAICTTWLVSSSPTPHKNTQYHNDKIVYECAVGSTVGFAVLLGYIGVLAFLSCLIAFLVRNLPDSFNEAKLITFSMLIFCAVWVAFVPAYISSPGNLADAVEVFAILASSFGLLITLFGPKCYIILLRPEMNTKKAVMGRGIVS